GAACTCTATTTAGAGCATTGTTTTCTTGGTGAAATATATTCTAAATTTGATGTTGGTCGCATAACATCAAATATTTTTCATGTATATGGTAAAGCTGATATAAGCTCGCATAAAAACACTTATCCAAGCAATGATACCAACTATTTGAAGTTAGTTTTTGAACAGGCCGAGAAGATATCGCTCCTACGAACAAGTGAGCAAACCATAGATGTGTCTATACAGGATAATGTTCGTAAGTGTGTGACTGAAGCTGATGTTATTTGCGTTTTGGGCTTTGCTTTTGATGAAATGAATAGAGAAGCTATAGGCTTGGACATTGCGATGGGAAATCCTGACAAGAAAACATATGTGCTTAATTATGATAATAACGAATATATTACCTGGGTAATTGAGAATCTCAATGAACATAAGAATATCAATGTTAAGGCAAATGGCATTAAAAATGCGTTTGTATCAGGGTTTATATCACCACGCATAGCGCTATAGCAGGAGAGAGGTTAATAGGGGCAGGTTCGCGATTGAGCGGGTAGGTGAGTGTTCTTGTGCCGTATTGGGAACTCCTAACCAATCTGTCCCCGAATCACGCTTCAAAGTGTCCCCGGGACAGATTGAAGCTTAGAGCTGGGACACTTTGATAGGGGAGAGCCAATACGGTACAAGAAATACCATTAACTCTATATACCAACATGCCTGACAGTCATGTTTTCATGACTGTCAGGCATGTTCCCGACGAGGACTCCATCTCCCTTTCAGGGAGAGGGTAAGGGTGAGGGGAACGATATCATCCCGATAGCCATACAATCCCCCGGATCAACAGCATAATTACAATCAAAACAATACCCACCAGCAACCGCTCATAATAAAACCTGAAATATGGATGCATTGATTCTCCTTGATTTTAGACGACATCTGAGTTAAAATGTTCTTAGATTAGTATCCTTAATGAGTTATTACTATAATAATACCACAGAAGTAATATAAAGTCAAGGAGAAAAATGTTATCTAAAAGATTAAAGGAACTACGCAAAGAGAAGGGCTGGTCTCAGCAGAAGCTAGCAGAAAAGACAGGGCTATCGTTTAATGCCATTACTAAGATTGAGCAGGGCTTAGCAAAACACCCTACACTGAAGACATTAGTGAAAATTGCTGATGTTTTTAGGATTAGTTTAGATGAGTTAGTGGGAAGAAAGCGGTAGGGGACAGATTGAAGCTTAGAGCTGGGACACTTTGATAGGGGAGAGCCAAAACGGTACAAGAAATAGCTATAAAAAAGGAGGAAAAATGGCTTCGATAATTGATAAATTATTTTCACTCAAAAGCGATATACAGTTGAAGGCTTTAGCAATAGCGATTTTTGGAAGCATCGCTATTATTATGTGTCTACCTCTTATACAATATCGGGGAGCAATGATGGGATCTCAACAGGTAGCGATAATTACATTAGCCATTTTTGGGATAATAATTGTTATTCTTTCTGATCGCATTACTTCCCTTAATATCTCAAAAGATAAATTAAATATTACTTTAGCCGAATTAAAGAAAAACGTTAAAGAAACAATTGATTTTGTACGATCCGATTTAAAAGAAGTTTCATCTTCTTCAAGCTCATCCGCTTCATCATCATCGTCTTCCGAAGATATTAGTAATATCCAAAAGAAACTTTCCGAAGTTGAATCCCTCATGGATACAAAAGCCGAAAAGGAATCAGCTCAAGAGCTTTTTCAAGATGCAACAAATATAGGGCAGGCTATGGGAATGCTACAGGAAATTATGAAAAGCTATAAGGAAATTTGCAAAAAATAAAACAATTTCTTGATATACATTAGGAGATAGCAGGGGAGAGGTTTCCGATTGAGGAGGCATCAAAGTTCTGGGGGCACGACACTTAATTAGTTAATTATTTGAGGGGAAAGCGTATAATTAAGTATTGTGTCCGCAGAATTACGGAATTACGAGGTATAATAAGGGAAAAGTTGATAGGAGGTAGATTCCGATGAATATTGGATTAGAAACAGAGAAAAAAGAGAAGGAAACGGCAAAAAAAGAAAAAAATCCTACCTTCTTATCTGATGCACCGTTAGCCATTGACCAAGAAAAGGACTTTGCTTTTGGTCACAAGAGCATTGCGGAGAGCCTAGCCTATGTCGTTCGGACTTGTCCAAAACCCTTTACCATTGGATTGTTTGGCAAGTGGGGCACGGGAAAAACAACAATTATTCATTGGCTCATCCACCAATTGGCAAAAAATAATATTTTGATTGCAAACATTGATGCTTGGAAGTACGAAGAAGATTCATTGCGAAGACAATTTCTTATCACTTTGGATGAGGAGTTGGGGTTAGGTCGAAATTACAAGAAAGTTCTCAACCAGTCACTTTCGGAGATTGATCCAACAAAAGGTAAATTCAAGTTTGACAAGAGTATGTTCCTCAACCGTGTTGGCGTTGCTACGTTTGCCATCGCTCTTGCTGCGCTTGTCCTTAGAATTATTGCCGCTCACCCTAATGTTTTAATACCGATGAGTTTTTCAGTCAGCTTTGATCTTATTTTTAATTTAGGGGTTGCTGGCTACCTAATTCAGCTAGCACTTAGCTTCTTCCAACGAGTCAGCATCACTATTACTGAGCCGAGGACAGACTCTGCAGAAGGGTTTGAGCGAATATTTGTAGAGGAAGTATTGGGCGATAAAAAAGTTAGGGGCAAGACATTGCTAATAGTTGTGGATAATTTGGATCGTTGTAGCGATAAAAAGGCAGTCGAAATGCTTAGTACCATTAAGACTTTTCTAGTTAAAGAGAGGGAAAAGGCGAGTTGCGTGTTTCTAATAACTTGTGATGATGAGGCAATCAAGAAGCATATTAGGAATATTTATTCTGATGATGAAAAAGGGAATTTATACGATGCCAACGAATTCATCAGGAAGTTTTTTAACACGTTTATCCGAATCCCACCTTTCATAGACACAGAACTCCAGTCTTATACGCAATTACTTTTAGGAGAGACTAATGTCGCAGAGCTATTACCGAGTGAAGTAGCCCATGTTATCGTAAGCGCTTTTCGGGAGAACCCAAGACAGATTAAGCAGTTCATTAACGTCCTTCTGGCATACTTTCTTTTGGCTAAACAGCGCGAAGATGAAATCCCACCGTTGATTCCAAAAGGAGCTGTAACAGGGCATGTAGCCTTTCTGGCAAAGATTCTCGCTATTCAAATACGCTTCTCAAAGATATATGACACAATATTGGAGAACTATTTGACATTCGAAGATGCGGAGAAAATAAATCCGAACGATAAGGACTATCAGAATTTTATTCGGTCAACAAAGCCTGTCCCTAATGTTGATATTCGACCTTTCTTGTATCTTAAGATGTCTGAGCAAGAGATGGCTATTCCTGGTTACAATGAATTAAGAGCAGGACTTGAAGAGAACAATGTT
This is a stretch of genomic DNA from Candidatus Gorgyraea atricola. It encodes these proteins:
- a CDS encoding helix-turn-helix transcriptional regulator, whose protein sequence is MLSKRLKELRKEKGWSQQKLAEKTGLSFNAITKIEQGLAKHPTLKTLVKIADVFRISLDELVGRKR